A window of Phragmites australis chromosome 2, lpPhrAust1.1, whole genome shotgun sequence genomic DNA:
ACGGTGCAAAGGTGGTTAGATCATGGGCCTGGGCATGATGAGGTGATCAGTGGGACGTGAACAGGTCGCGAGCAGGGAATGATTGATTGGGTTAACCACGGGGTGTCCAGTCGGTTGTGAGCTGGTGAGATCGCGTCGGTGGTGTCGGGCGAGTGCGCGGTGCCGGTGCGACGGGACATGACTCGTCGGGCCAGCGCGTGAGCATCATCAATTTTGTGTGTGGGGTGCACTGCGCGGGCCTGGCTCTGCTCCAGCGGCGGGTGATCTGCGGTGGCCGCGCGCTGCAAAGGTCAACAGAAACACCAGGGTCCCCGTGAGGTCGTCTCCTTTGGACTCTGGTCTAGCAGTGCACTGGCTGGAACGGTGGAAGTGGCATCTACCGGTACAGATCCAGCGTGACATGCTGGTGGTAGGTGCGCCCATTTCGACGATACTATATTGGCCTGGCCCTGTCCGCTTCGCTCTCGTTTCATTGGAAAGTTACCTCTCCTCGTTCCTTGCCATGTTGCGGCGGCTTGTTCTATGCATGTTTGTGTCAGTCTGTCAGATCGGCAGATACACAAAAATTGATCTGCCAGTGTACGCTCTTGGCCATTTGCTGCCCGCCAGGCGCCAGCTTTGGTACACAGGCGCACGGCCTTTTTGAGCTCTGGTACATCTTTGTTAGGATGTCTTTAATAACTCATATTAACTAGCTATAAGTATCTTcacatcatatttttatttatatggaGGAGAATTAATGCTAGGACAAAGAAAAACTAGATACAAACTTTTAATGCGAGGAGAGAGTATTATGTGTGGATCCACAAACGATATAATTACTTTATTGAAATAGTTATCTATTATGTTATGTATAAATGATATGAATGATTTTTATAGCCAGTGATTAACTATATTGTTAGAGACGTTCTTAGCCTGTCATTGAACGCCGACACACCGCACGCAAGGGCTAGCACGCATTTCGGTGGTTGCGCTGCTCTTTCCATGACTGTTCGGTGATTGAGGCCTTCAAAGAGCTGAGTGGGAGGTAGAGATGCGAGGTGCAGCTTGCAGTATGAAAAGTTGTGTGTAGATGATACTAGTACGGCGTCTGGCTCTTGCTCTTGCACACTGTTTGGATCGGTGAAGGTAACGGTGTTGCTAATGCGGCATGCAGGACTACAACGTGACGCTGGTCTACTACCTGACGCACTACCTGGTCGACCTCGTCGACGAGAAGGCTGGGCGCATCCTCAAGCTCGATGTCATCGACCAAGGTCGCAACTGGCTCGGCGCCGACGTGCTCGTCTTCGACTCCTGGCACTGGTGGCCGCGCACCGGCCCGACGCAGCCGTGAGTGCTCTGCTCCTCATCCTTCAAAACCAAGGCGGCATTGTATCAGGGGTAGCTTCGGTTGGGTGTCTGAACTCGCATTTCTGTGTCTGTTTTCTTGCTGCAGGTGGGACTACATCCAGGTGGGCAACACGGTAATGAAGGACATGGACCGGACGCAGGCCTTCACCACGGCGCTGCACACCTGGGCCGGGTGGGTCGATGCCAACCTCGTCCAGACCAGCACCAAAGTCTTTTTCCAGGGCATCTCGCCCTCTCACTACAAGTAAGATCCTGTTTTTCTTTTCACATCTTGCTAGTTCACGATCACTTGTGATAGCGAATATTTCAAGGGCACATGGATGCATGCACGTTATCATTTCATCGGTTAGTCTTGATCACAAGAAAGGGATAAGCCTGCGACAGTTATCAGGTTTCAGGCCCCTAGTCTTTGCTCCCGACTGCGACAACTGAACCGCTCAGCCTCAGCCACCAGCTTGTCCTGAAACGTCCCCATGCTCACAGTCGCAGCGCGTCCGTCCGTATTTGTGAACCATCGATGGCAACAGCACATACAGGGTTATTGCAATCTGCAAGCACGTGAGGCTGCAACGATTCTGGAGCTGTTTGCGCCGCGAACTAACACAGCAATGTGCGCGTGCAGGGGCCAGGAGTGGGGCGCGTCGCCGAAGAAGACGTGCATGGGGGAGACGCAGCCGCTGAACGGCACGGCGGCGTACCCCGGGGGGCCGATCCCGCAGCAGGCGATCCTGAGGAGCGTCTTGGCCGGGATGGCGAAGCCGGTGTACCTGCTGGACTTCACCTACATGGCGCAGCTGAGGAAGGACGCGCACCCCACCAAGTACGACGGTGGCATCTTCGAGGGGGACTGCACCCACTGGTGCGTCGCCGGACTACCGGACACCTGGAACGTCCTCTTCTACGCCGCACTCACCGGCCAGTACTGATCACAGTATTAAGCTAGTGTGTAGTTCAATAAGTAAAGGAAAAGATAGCAGATTGATTTAGTTTATAGGGGccaaaggatttttttcccaACCCAAACGATAGAAGAACACCAAAAAGCTTCGTGGTTCTTTCTTTCTCCGAAATGGAGATGCAAAATACTGTAGCTGGCATTGGGGATATGGGCGTGATTTGTGAGTGAAGATTTATACAAAGGAAATACATCCTTTTGgcactttatttttttaatagaacaAAACAAAAGACACTATACCTAGATAAGTCTCTATTACAGGATTCTTGTAGAAGTAATGGAGGGGTCATGCTATTTCCTGCAATTTCTGGATGTTGTTTGGGTGATCTTTTTGTTCAGAGGAAGCTTTAGATGCTAGGTTCGCGTACTGCAAAAGCACCATTGGTGTGGTGTTGAAGTCATAGATGCATGACTCTACCCACAATTTTCGAGCACTACAAGCATGAAGTTATACTTCCTTCGTCTAAAAACAAGTTCGCGTACTACAAGCATAAACCACAATTTTCGATCGTACAGGATTCAGGAAGAATCTGTATTGGTCACGCCACAATTTTAGGTTAACATGGCAGTCCTGGCTGTTGAACAGCAACAAAATTTGTCGTGCGCAATACATATGGCCTAACGTTCACTCGAGACCAGGCCACCAGGGCCGGCCTACCCAAGTGGATGGGCCAGAGATTTGGTCCATCCAACAGAGCCCAAATGACGCACATCCAATAGAGCCCAAATGACGCACGAGGCTTCACCAGCTGCATAGTTCTGTCAGATACGTACTCTCTTCTCTTAGAACAAAAATGGAAAAAAGTTTCGTTGACGCCTGGGGCAAAAAATGCAGAACGCCATTGACTTCTGTTTTTTTCGATACACATAGgctatataatatatatattaaagagTGCATGAGTTACGATCTTTGAGCACGAAGTGCTCCATACATGAAGGAGTCCTTGCTATCCACGCTGCTGAGATATTTGCTCTCCTAGTCTTTCTTGCTAGTTCATGAGCAACTATATTCTGGTGTCTCTTTTTGACATTGACTTTCAGTTAACTGCCTTGCCATTGGCGTAAGGCTACAGGCAACAAAGCGGGATGCTAAGATATCAACCCAGTCGATGTCATGACGTTGAAACCAAGAATCAATGCGCCAGGCTCAGTATCGGTGGCTCCGCGAACGGGCCGCGCAGCCACGTCCCGGCGATGTCCCTGTACGCCGACTCCGTGAGGTGGATGCCGTCCCAGTTCACCGCCTTGGATGGGTCCGCGCACGCGGGCACGCCGGGAAAACCGCACGCCGCCGTGGCGTTGTAGTTGTACTTGCCTCCCGCCCCGCAGCACGCCGACAGCGCCGAGCTGCCGTTGAATCCTGCATGACATTCCGAGGCAAAATCAGACGCGACGTTGCtttcagttgggtcttcaactTTCAGCGATGTGAAGGGCGCGTGCATGCATCGACAAACGTGGCATGATCTCACCGAAATATGCCGGTTTCTTCAGGAACGCGAGGACGGGCCTGTAGTATTCGGC
This region includes:
- the LOC133892908 gene encoding protein trichome birefringence-like 41 isoform X1, yielding MKNQSVPVPRTTPGDTVAGVHEQPGSKPMAPSGRFPALLGRGMKRPTVLCAAVLVVVLLAACTAAAAAAITISRKHQHRASAARSCDVFAAGSWVVDESYPLYDSARCPFIRDEFNCRKFGRPDKAYLKYRWQPDPPCSQPRFDGVALLRMWSGKKVMFVGDSLALNQYESLLCMLHAAAPSARITVSPASGRIDPSTTARFEDYNVTLVYYLTHYLVDLVDEKAGRILKLDVIDQGRNWLGADVLVFDSWHWWPRTGPTQPWDYIQVGNTVMKDMDRTQAFTTALHTWAGWVDANLVQTSTKVFFQGISPSHYKGQEWGASPKKTCMGETQPLNGTAAYPGGPIPQQAILRSVLAGMAKPVYLLDFTYMAQLRKDAHPTKYDGGIFEGDCTHWCVAGLPDTWNVLFYAALTGQY
- the LOC133892908 gene encoding protein trichome birefringence-like 38 isoform X2; this translates as MKRPTVLCAAVLVVVLLAACTAAAAAAITISRKHQHRASAARSCDVFAAGSWVVDESYPLYDSARCPFIRDEFNCRKFGRPDKAYLKYRWQPDPPCSQPRFDGVALLRMWSGKKVMFVGDSLALNQYESLLCMLHAAAPSARITVSPASGRIDPSTTARFEDYNVTLVYYLTHYLVDLVDEKAGRILKLDVIDQGRNWLGADVLVFDSWHWWPRTGPTQPWDYIQVGNTVMKDMDRTQAFTTALHTWAGWVDANLVQTSTKVFFQGISPSHYKGQEWGASPKKTCMGETQPLNGTAAYPGGPIPQQAILRSVLAGMAKPVYLLDFTYMAQLRKDAHPTKYDGGIFEGDCTHWCVAGLPDTWNVLFYAALTGQY